One Halosegnis longus DNA window includes the following coding sequences:
- a CDS encoding ATP-grasp domain-containing protein, whose amino-acid sequence MRLAVATNAETLARIRQPLANRDIYAEHVRVSERTLPLDGSLGEFDAGFVFPSRLMEGGVADAMLDVPWVNGREDILRSRNKAGALARLSAADVPTPKSVLVSNPVGDGDLEAVWERFDAPVVVKPNSTTRGTGIAKVSDLDSLLGVTDYLELVHDYRATGDRSYLIQEYLPDARDYRVMTVDGDYVGAVERRLPEGSLAEGRWKHNVHRGAEATGVDLDADLRELAEQAARALGIDWLGVDILATEEGAVVNETNARPTVDTATKYESDFYDRLAALIRRL is encoded by the coding sequence ATCCGTCTCGCCGTCGCGACGAACGCCGAGACGCTCGCCCGCATCCGCCAGCCGCTCGCCAACCGCGACATCTACGCCGAACACGTCCGGGTCTCCGAGCGTACCCTCCCGCTCGACGGCTCGCTCGGCGAGTTCGACGCCGGCTTCGTCTTCCCCTCGCGGCTGATGGAGGGTGGCGTCGCCGACGCCATGCTTGACGTGCCGTGGGTGAACGGCCGCGAGGATATCCTCCGGTCGCGCAACAAGGCCGGCGCGCTCGCTCGCCTCTCGGCCGCCGACGTTCCCACTCCGAAGTCGGTGCTCGTCTCGAACCCCGTGGGCGACGGTGACCTCGAAGCCGTCTGGGAGCGGTTCGACGCGCCGGTGGTCGTGAAGCCGAACTCCACGACCCGCGGGACGGGTATCGCGAAGGTCTCCGACCTCGATTCCCTGCTCGGCGTGACGGATTATCTCGAGTTGGTCCACGACTACCGGGCGACGGGCGACCGCTCGTATCTGATTCAGGAGTATCTCCCCGACGCGCGCGACTACCGGGTCATGACCGTCGACGGCGACTACGTCGGCGCGGTCGAGCGGCGGCTCCCCGAGGGGAGTCTCGCCGAGGGTCGGTGGAAACACAACGTCCACCGGGGGGCGGAGGCGACGGGGGTGGACCTCGACGCCGACCTCCGCGAGCTGGCAGAACAGGCGGCCCGGGCGCTCGGTATCGACTGGCTCGGCGTCGACATCCTCGCCACCGAGGAGGGTGCGGTGGTCAACGAGACGAACGCGCGACCCACGGTGGATACGGCGACGAAGTACGAGTCCGACTTCTACGACCGGCTGGCGGCGCTGATTCGGCGACTGTAG
- a CDS encoding Hsp20/alpha crystallin family protein, producing the protein MRRDDRDDPFDDIFSEIERMMEEMTGENVDISARSSDAGFGADAHFSVYEEGDTIRVVGDLPGIEKDDIDIRCDGQTLTVAADTAHRQYEEHLDLPARVDEHTASASFNNGVLDVTLERLDTSADIGLE; encoded by the coding sequence ATGCGAAGAGACGACCGCGACGACCCGTTCGACGATATCTTCAGCGAAATCGAGCGCATGATGGAGGAGATGACGGGCGAAAACGTCGACATCTCCGCACGGTCCAGCGACGCCGGCTTCGGCGCTGACGCCCACTTTTCCGTCTACGAGGAGGGGGACACGATTCGGGTCGTCGGTGACCTTCCCGGCATCGAGAAAGACGACATCGACATCCGGTGTGACGGCCAGACGCTCACCGTCGCGGCCGACACCGCCCACCGCCAGTACGAGGAACACCTCGACCTCCCGGCGCGCGTGGACGAACACACCGCCAGCGCCTCGTTCAACAACGGCGTGCTCGACGTGACCTTGGAGCGTCTCGACACCTCGGCCGACATCGGATTAGAGTAG
- a CDS encoding type II glyceraldehyde-3-phosphate dehydrogenase has product MIQVGVNGYGTIGKRVADAVVAQPDMELVGVAKTRPNHEAETAVANGYDLYAAIPERRELFAEAGIEVAGPVEDLVADADVVVDATPSGIGAENKSLYEEHDTPALYQGGEDADLVDGSFNARSNFEAVEGADHVRVVSCNTTGLSRLLAPLQEAYGVEKARVTLVRRGGDPAQTGRGPINDTLPDPVTLPSHHGPDVNTIFPELNIDTLGMKVPATLMHTHSVNVQLETVPTADEVRELLADESRLFLIPPEHDIDGAGKLKEFAMDRDRPRGDIWENAVWERSISVEDDDLYLFQAIHQESDVVPENVDAVRAVLGETDAETSIQRTNDAMGLGF; this is encoded by the coding sequence ATGATTCAGGTCGGCGTCAACGGCTACGGAACGATTGGCAAGCGGGTCGCGGACGCGGTCGTGGCCCAGCCGGACATGGAGCTGGTCGGCGTCGCGAAGACCCGCCCGAACCACGAGGCGGAAACCGCCGTCGCGAACGGCTACGACCTCTACGCCGCCATCCCCGAGCGGCGGGAGCTGTTCGCCGAGGCGGGCATCGAGGTGGCCGGGCCGGTCGAGGACCTCGTCGCCGACGCGGATGTCGTGGTCGACGCGACACCCTCGGGCATCGGCGCGGAGAACAAGTCGCTGTACGAGGAACACGACACGCCCGCGCTGTATCAGGGCGGCGAGGACGCCGACCTCGTGGACGGGAGCTTCAACGCCCGGTCGAACTTCGAGGCGGTCGAAGGAGCCGACCACGTCCGCGTCGTCTCCTGTAACACGACCGGACTCTCGCGGCTGCTCGCACCGCTGCAGGAGGCGTACGGCGTCGAGAAGGCGCGCGTCACGCTCGTTCGCCGCGGCGGCGACCCCGCCCAGACCGGTCGCGGTCCCATCAACGACACCCTGCCGGACCCGGTGACGCTCCCCTCCCACCACGGTCCGGACGTGAACACCATCTTCCCCGAGTTGAACATCGACACACTCGGGATGAAGGTGCCCGCGACGCTGATGCACACCCACTCGGTGAACGTCCAACTCGAAACGGTGCCGACCGCCGACGAGGTTCGCGAGCTGTTAGCCGACGAATCCCGGCTCTTCCTGATTCCGCCCGAACACGACATCGACGGCGCGGGCAAACTCAAGGAGTTCGCGATGGACCGCGACCGCCCGCGGGGGGACATCTGGGAGAACGCGGTCTGGGAGCGGTCCATCTCCGTCGAGGACGACGACCTGTATCTGTTCCAGGCGATTCACCAGGAGTCTGACGTGGTGCCGGAGAACGTCGACGCGGTGCGTGCCGTCCTCGGCGAGACGGACGCCGAAACGTCCATCCAGCGGACGAACGACGCGATGGGTCTCGGCTTTTGA
- a CDS encoding aminopeptidase, giving the protein MTDRSAPARTAVEQCLALQPDETCLVVTDDEREPIGRALYEAASEIANDASIVQFPPREQHAEEPPEPVAAAMREADTFLAPTTKSLSHTRARSAACEAGARGATLPGITDEVFTVGLDADYEEIAAECAAMLEQVADAEEIRITADNGTDFTVEPGEREWHDDTGIIHEPGDFSNLPAGEVFIAPETASGTYVVDGTISPHGLLDEGHTVEVTVEDGYVTNFSDDEVAAEFERASEDVGRDAYNLAELGIGTNVAVTDLVGSVLLDEKAAGTVHIAVGDNASIGGDTDAPIHSDGVIRDPTVYVDGEEISLPQPE; this is encoded by the coding sequence ATGACCGACCGCTCCGCGCCCGCCCGCACCGCCGTCGAGCAGTGTCTCGCCCTCCAGCCCGACGAGACGTGTCTCGTCGTCACCGACGACGAGCGTGAACCCATCGGCCGCGCGCTGTACGAGGCCGCGAGCGAGATTGCGAACGACGCGAGCATCGTCCAGTTCCCGCCCCGCGAGCAACACGCCGAGGAGCCGCCCGAGCCGGTCGCCGCCGCGATGCGCGAGGCCGACACCTTCCTCGCCCCGACGACGAAATCCCTCTCGCACACGCGCGCTCGCTCGGCCGCCTGCGAGGCCGGAGCACGCGGCGCGACCCTCCCCGGCATCACCGACGAGGTGTTCACCGTCGGGCTTGATGCCGACTACGAGGAGATCGCCGCCGAGTGTGCCGCCATGCTCGAACAGGTGGCCGACGCCGAGGAGATCCGCATCACGGCGGACAACGGCACCGACTTCACCGTCGAGCCGGGCGAGCGCGAGTGGCACGACGACACCGGCATCATCCACGAGCCGGGCGACTTCTCGAATCTCCCGGCGGGCGAGGTGTTCATCGCTCCCGAGACGGCCTCGGGCACGTACGTCGTGGACGGCACCATCAGCCCGCACGGCCTGCTCGACGAGGGTCACACCGTCGAGGTGACCGTCGAGGACGGCTACGTCACCAATTTCTCGGACGACGAGGTGGCCGCGGAATTCGAGCGCGCCAGCGAGGACGTCGGGCGCGACGCCTACAACCTCGCGGAACTGGGAATCGGGACGAACGTCGCCGTCACCGACCTCGTCGGCTCCGTCCTCTTAGACGAGAAGGCGGCCGGCACGGTCCACATCGCCGTCGGCGACAACGCCTCCATCGGCGGCGACACCGACGCGCCGATTCACTCCGACGGCGTCATCCGGGACCCGACGGTGTACGTGGACGGCGAGGAGATTTCGCTCCCGCAGCCGGAGTGA
- a CDS encoding outer membrane protein assembly factor BamB family protein: MSPSRRRSFLATVAAVTVAGCTANRPTSPTLTSPSTIDGEWPMPAHDAGLSNATTEAGPTESVEGLWSTATDGAASQPILVDETLYFGTTTGTLTALDGATGEERWTASPGDAVAAPWYASDQLYVPLDGELAAFSPDGTERWRVETPTRSGFVAASRGSYYVADSDTPTVVALNTDGEVRWRTDIADPWQPRLFATDDRVGISSGSRDSRYWTLDATTGDRLGEPPRPGNDFPTELCLRDGTMYAVEAFFGGIDATAATEAGHSWNAGVPGGADPSVSATADTLYYAVNGSDGPVVIAFDAETGTERWRRSLAGDIDGQVVAGTACVLVPTTETTVCLTRDGGSRLWRQPGLTAPLTLTDDIVFTTTSEGVRALRAR; this comes from the coding sequence ATGTCTCCGTCTCGCCGGCGGTCGTTTCTCGCTACCGTCGCGGCGGTTACCGTTGCAGGCTGTACGGCGAACCGTCCCACGTCCCCGACACTAACTTCACCCTCAACTATCGACGGCGAGTGGCCGATGCCCGCACACGACGCCGGGCTGTCGAACGCGACGACCGAAGCTGGACCGACCGAGTCGGTCGAGGGTCTGTGGTCCACAGCGACCGACGGTGCGGCGAGCCAGCCGATACTGGTGGACGAGACGCTCTACTTCGGAACCACGACCGGAACGCTCACCGCGCTCGACGGTGCCACCGGCGAGGAGCGCTGGACCGCCTCCCCCGGCGACGCCGTCGCCGCGCCGTGGTACGCGAGCGACCAACTGTACGTTCCTCTCGACGGCGAACTCGCGGCGTTCTCACCCGACGGCACCGAGCGGTGGCGCGTCGAAACCCCAACTCGGAGCGGCTTCGTCGCCGCGAGTCGCGGGAGCTACTACGTCGCCGATAGCGACACACCGACCGTCGTCGCCCTCAACACCGACGGCGAAGTTCGGTGGCGAACCGACATCGCCGACCCGTGGCAGCCCCGACTGTTCGCCACGGACGACCGCGTCGGCATCTCTTCTGGCTCCCGCGACTCGCGCTACTGGACGCTCGATGCGACCACCGGCGACCGACTCGGCGAGCCGCCACGCCCTGGCAATGACTTCCCTACAGAACTGTGTCTCCGCGACGGGACGATGTACGCCGTTGAGGCCTTCTTTGGTGGAATCGACGCCACGGCGGCGACCGAGGCAGGCCACAGTTGGAACGCCGGTGTCCCCGGCGGTGCCGACCCGAGCGTTAGTGCGACCGCCGACACGCTCTACTACGCGGTGAACGGTTCCGACGGGCCGGTCGTGATTGCATTCGACGCCGAGACCGGAACGGAGCGCTGGCGGCGTTCGCTTGCCGGCGATATCGACGGACAGGTGGTCGCCGGGACGGCGTGCGTGCTCGTCCCGACGACCGAGACTACGGTGTGTTTGACGCGAGACGGTGGCTCTCGACTGTGGCGGCAGCCGGGGCTCACCGCGCCGCTCACCCTCACCGACGATATCGTCTTCACGACGACGAGCGAAGGTGTGCGGGCGCTTCGCGCACGGTAG
- a CDS encoding HVO_0476 family zinc finger protein: protein MSQSRVALACPSCSPDGPTAHEILKQADPATVRCGECGHVHKESLPEDESIERRVVVSQSGDSFSARHSGDPDEQFEVGQEFLLDAPEALMQVRVTSIETDEGRVEEARFEDVGTLWTRAVGNVTVNVTVNPKDGKREETRSIELQVPGDEQFMIDETVEYGDEKFTVTSFVVRDGIDRYDREQYHYTGDAALAKDLKRVYARDEKTTAWSAW from the coding sequence ATGAGCCAGTCACGCGTCGCGCTCGCCTGTCCGTCGTGTTCGCCGGACGGGCCGACCGCACACGAGATACTGAAGCAGGCCGACCCCGCCACCGTCCGGTGTGGCGAATGTGGCCACGTCCACAAAGAGTCGCTCCCCGAAGACGAGAGCATCGAACGCCGCGTCGTCGTCTCGCAGTCGGGCGACTCCTTCTCCGCGCGCCACAGCGGCGACCCAGACGAGCAGTTCGAGGTCGGCCAGGAGTTCCTGCTCGACGCGCCCGAGGCGCTGATGCAGGTGCGTGTCACCTCCATCGAGACCGACGAGGGCCGCGTCGAGGAAGCGCGCTTCGAAGACGTGGGGACGCTGTGGACTCGCGCGGTCGGCAACGTCACGGTGAACGTGACGGTCAATCCGAAGGACGGCAAGCGCGAGGAGACGCGCTCTATCGAGCTTCAGGTGCCGGGCGACGAGCAGTTCATGATCGACGAGACGGTCGAGTACGGCGACGAGAAGTTCACGGTCACGAGCTTCGTCGTCCGCGACGGCATCGACCGCTACGACCGCGAACAGTACCACTACACCGGCGACGCCGCGCTCGCGAAGGACCTCAAGCGGGTGTACGCCCGCGACGAGAAGACCACGGCGTGGTCCGCCTGGTAG
- a CDS encoding protein-L-isoaspartate(D-aspartate) O-methyltransferase, producing MGEYATERARLRERLAARTDASDRVLDAVERVPRHEFVSDARASEAYADRPLPIGDDQTISAPHMVAVMCDLLAPEPGDAVLEIGTGCGYHAAVMAELGADVFSVEYHDSLADEARARLARLGYDVRVRQGDGREGWSEHAPYDAAYLTCAASEIPEAVLDQTRPGETVVAPVGRGVQRLTAVTVGEDGGIRDRTDHGGVRFVPLL from the coding sequence ATGGGGGAGTACGCGACCGAACGCGCCCGGCTCCGGGAACGGCTCGCCGCGCGAACGGACGCGAGCGACCGCGTGCTCGACGCCGTCGAGCGCGTCCCGCGCCACGAGTTCGTCTCCGACGCGCGGGCGAGCGAGGCGTACGCAGACCGGCCCCTTCCCATCGGCGACGACCAGACCATCTCCGCGCCGCACATGGTGGCGGTGATGTGTGACCTCCTCGCCCCCGAACCGGGCGACGCCGTCCTCGAAATCGGCACCGGCTGTGGCTATCACGCTGCGGTCATGGCCGAACTCGGAGCCGACGTGTTCTCCGTCGAGTATCACGACTCGCTCGCCGACGAGGCGCGCGCTCGACTCGCCCGACTCGGCTACGACGTGCGCGTCCGGCAGGGCGACGGCCGCGAGGGGTGGTCCGAGCACGCCCCCTACGACGCCGCGTATCTCACCTGTGCCGCGTCCGAGATTCCCGAGGCGGTGCTCGACCAGACCCGACCAGGCGAGACGGTCGTTGCTCCGGTCGGTCGCGGCGTCCAGCGGCTCACCGCGGTGACGGTCGGCGAGGACGGCGGGATTCGCGACCGGACCGACCACGGGGGCGTCCGGTTCGTCCCGCTGCTTTAG
- a CDS encoding DUF7405 family protein, with protein sequence MTDGRSRRQVLKAAVAAGGAASLSACLDAIGEESVDRPTGTDDLSTLPNRQFAWDDVVRHDEYGNEQLPRHQILLYLTLERDGQPTDADRRQVERAFGSLNRAFEWSHEGVVWSVAYSPAYFDRYDESLPEDIDCPPPHSLSPFEQPTFDEQDMLVHLASDHADAVIAAEEALRGNRESANGVEFDASLSGVASLASDADRRTGFVGSGMPADRQSDLEGVPDDGPVPDASPLFMGFKAGFAQNQATEDRVTIRSGPFADGTTKHVARIRQRLDDWYGEQNFAERVAEMFSPEHADEGWVEGIGENLGDNSRVDETLDTIREQASESGRVGHAQKAARANRDEDGSVKLLRRHFESTDENVASLHFPSLQREMSSFDAVRAAMNGTDLTEATPVIRQRVNNGILEYIFVANRGNWLVPPLSKRALPRPR encoded by the coding sequence GTGACCGACGGTCGGAGCCGCCGGCAGGTGCTGAAGGCGGCCGTCGCGGCCGGCGGCGCGGCGAGTCTCTCGGCCTGTCTCGACGCGATAGGGGAGGAGTCGGTCGACCGTCCGACCGGGACCGACGACCTCTCTACCCTGCCGAATCGGCAGTTCGCGTGGGACGACGTGGTGCGCCACGACGAGTACGGCAACGAGCAGCTGCCGCGCCACCAGATACTGCTGTATCTCACGCTGGAGCGCGACGGCCAGCCGACCGACGCCGACAGACGACAGGTCGAGCGCGCCTTCGGCTCCCTGAATCGCGCCTTCGAGTGGAGCCACGAGGGCGTCGTCTGGTCGGTCGCCTACTCACCGGCGTACTTCGACCGCTACGACGAGTCGCTACCCGAAGACATCGACTGTCCGCCGCCACACTCGCTGTCGCCGTTCGAACAGCCCACCTTCGACGAGCAGGATATGCTCGTCCACCTCGCGAGCGACCACGCCGACGCCGTCATCGCGGCCGAGGAGGCGCTGCGGGGCAACCGCGAGAGCGCAAACGGCGTGGAGTTCGACGCCTCCCTGTCGGGCGTTGCGAGTCTCGCCAGCGACGCGGACAGACGCACCGGCTTCGTCGGCAGCGGGATGCCCGCCGACCGGCAGTCGGACCTCGAAGGGGTGCCAGACGACGGGCCGGTCCCCGACGCCAGCCCGCTGTTCATGGGATTCAAAGCCGGCTTCGCGCAGAATCAGGCCACCGAGGACCGCGTCACCATCCGATCGGGACCCTTCGCCGACGGGACGACGAAACACGTCGCGCGCATCCGCCAGCGACTGGACGACTGGTACGGCGAGCAGAACTTCGCGGAGCGGGTCGCGGAGATGTTCTCGCCCGAACACGCCGACGAGGGGTGGGTCGAGGGGATCGGCGAGAACCTGGGCGACAACTCCCGCGTGGACGAGACGCTCGATACGATTCGCGAGCAGGCCAGCGAGTCGGGCCGCGTCGGCCACGCACAGAAGGCCGCCCGCGCCAACCGCGACGAGGACGGCAGCGTCAAACTCCTGCGCCGGCACTTCGAGTCGACCGACGAGAACGTCGCCTCACTGCATTTCCCCTCGCTCCAGCGCGAGATGAGCAGCTTCGACGCCGTGCGGGCAGCGATGAACGGGACCGACCTCACCGAGGCGACGCCCGTCATCCGCCAGCGCGTCAACAACGGCATCCTGGAGTACATCTTCGTCGCGAACCGCGGGAACTGGCTCGTCCCGCCGCTATCGAAGCGCGCGCTCCCGCGACCCCGCTAA
- a CDS encoding DUF7350 domain-containing protein: protein MNRRTLLQAGGALGAAALAGCSNLISTQPAGNPPVIDDRPAAVYYPTHVEGMDMVGMGESGDYRFGLMYSYPHRFWNVTGTETTRTGIGSGDDVHIMASVWDSETMQVLPDTGLSLTIRRDGDIVFEEVVYPMLSQRMGTHYGANAGLDGDGTYEVTVSVGGMSTRRTGAFEGRFGEPASATIEFDYSQGARDGLSRELTPDRAGERAAVDPMDMEMMPTGTAPARDSLPNVRGSATSGDAEFVVGTLDSPPAGIDGSDTYLYVSPRTPYNQMTLPAMTVEAATGGFDGELTRTLDSELGYHYGTVVDSPGDSVTVTPTVPPQTARHEGYETAFLAFDPMEVSL, encoded by the coding sequence ATGAATCGACGCACCCTCCTGCAGGCCGGTGGCGCGCTCGGAGCCGCGGCGCTTGCCGGCTGTTCGAATCTCATCTCGACGCAGCCGGCCGGCAATCCACCCGTCATCGATGACCGCCCCGCCGCGGTCTACTATCCGACCCACGTCGAGGGGATGGACATGGTCGGGATGGGCGAGAGCGGCGACTACCGGTTCGGGCTGATGTACTCGTACCCCCACCGGTTCTGGAACGTGACCGGCACGGAGACGACGCGCACGGGTATCGGCTCCGGCGACGACGTACACATCATGGCGAGCGTCTGGGACAGCGAGACGATGCAGGTGCTCCCCGACACGGGGCTGTCGCTCACCATCCGGCGCGACGGCGACATCGTCTTCGAGGAAGTCGTCTACCCGATGCTCTCACAGCGGATGGGCACACACTACGGCGCGAACGCCGGCCTCGACGGCGACGGCACCTACGAGGTGACCGTCTCGGTCGGCGGGATGTCCACCCGTCGAACGGGGGCGTTCGAGGGCCGGTTCGGAGAGCCGGCGAGCGCGACCATCGAGTTCGACTACTCGCAGGGAGCCCGCGACGGTCTCTCACGGGAGCTAACGCCGGACCGCGCCGGCGAGCGTGCCGCGGTCGACCCGATGGACATGGAGATGATGCCCACCGGCACCGCGCCGGCGCGCGACTCCCTGCCCAACGTCCGCGGCTCCGCGACCAGCGGCGACGCCGAGTTCGTCGTCGGGACGCTCGACTCCCCGCCCGCGGGTATCGACGGGTCGGACACCTACCTCTATGTCTCCCCGCGGACACCGTACAATCAGATGACGCTTCCCGCGATGACCGTCGAGGCGGCGACGGGCGGCTTCGACGGTGAACTCACCCGGACGCTCGACTCCGAGTTGGGCTACCACTACGGCACCGTCGTCGACTCGCCGGGCGATTCGGTGACGGTAACCCCGACGGTCCCGCCACAGACCGCCCGCCACGAAGGGTACGAGACCGCCTTCCTCGCGTTCGACCCGATGGAGGTGTCGCTGTGA
- a CDS encoding winged helix-turn-helix transcriptional regulator has translation MTSTRDRIAARIRSDPGIHVNALVRDLDLAPGQVQYHLRRLDVVGDEQFGRTHYYPPGYDAWERAALALLRRETAADIVAVLLDEGPLTATETADRVGIAASTLSWHRGRLAEAGLLASEDGRLVVPEPERTAALLDRADPSIPERLVDRFTRLVDDLLD, from the coding sequence GTGACGAGCACGCGCGACCGTATCGCCGCCCGCATCCGCAGCGACCCCGGCATCCACGTCAACGCGCTCGTTCGCGACCTCGACCTCGCGCCCGGACAGGTGCAGTATCACCTCCGCCGGCTGGACGTGGTCGGCGACGAGCAGTTCGGCCGCACCCACTACTACCCGCCCGGCTACGACGCGTGGGAGCGGGCGGCGCTCGCGCTCCTGCGGCGGGAGACGGCAGCCGACATCGTCGCCGTCCTCTTGGACGAAGGGCCGCTCACCGCGACCGAAACCGCAGACCGCGTCGGCATCGCGGCCTCGACGCTCTCGTGGCACCGCGGTCGGTTGGCCGAGGCCGGCCTGCTCGCGAGCGAGGACGGGCGGCTCGTCGTCCCGGAGCCGGAGCGGACGGCCGCGCTGCTCGACCGCGCGGACCCGTCGATTCCCGAGCGGCTCGTCGACCGGTTCACCCGGCTCGTCGACGACCTGCTCGACTAG
- a CDS encoding DUF7471 family protein: MATVLLSLLLGVGTVAAGLVVAVALAALLQRRSIPYLLVTLALATVFARALVGVALALSVFPDQTHHTLEHALDAVMVGLVIAAVYTARRGGVGE; the protein is encoded by the coding sequence ATGGCGACGGTCCTGCTCTCGCTCCTGCTCGGCGTCGGCACGGTAGCCGCGGGGCTGGTCGTCGCGGTGGCGCTGGCCGCGCTGCTCCAGCGCCGGTCGATACCGTATCTGCTCGTCACGCTCGCGCTCGCGACGGTGTTCGCGCGGGCGCTCGTGGGGGTCGCGCTCGCGCTCAGCGTCTTCCCCGACCAGACGCACCACACCCTCGAACACGCGCTCGACGCCGTGATGGTCGGCCTCGTCATCGCGGCCGTCTACACCGCCCGCCGCGGAGGTGTCGGTGAGTGA
- a CDS encoding DUF7282 domain-containing protein, which yields MRRLVVAVALVLVLASVPLPVAAHLNHVTAGTQQTPDGTVVVESSFASNDGYLTVQRDDGGEPGEVIGVTSIRSQRYRIDVGITIDDAVWAEWETQPVHVVLRRDDGDDEFDPEDDPVVESFGSAATERLTVAKGPQAVVTASETLNPDADGTVTVRRATLPEAGHLVVQNATTGRTLGTTPLDAGTHESVTLAVNATARADAHVLLADDAAGESPMLAGESPIATNTTIAAPPDAGESATPTPPLVTTPSETVTATETPRPTGTTTGSQPGFGLLAAAGALALVLAGVGRR from the coding sequence ATGCGGCGGCTCGTCGTCGCCGTCGCGCTCGTGCTCGTGCTCGCGAGCGTTCCGCTCCCGGTCGCCGCACACCTGAACCACGTCACCGCGGGCACACAGCAGACGCCCGACGGAACGGTCGTCGTCGAGTCCAGCTTCGCGTCGAACGACGGCTATCTCACCGTCCAGCGCGACGACGGCGGCGAACCGGGGGAGGTCATCGGCGTCACCTCGATACGGAGCCAGCGGTACCGAATCGACGTGGGCATCACCATCGACGACGCCGTGTGGGCGGAGTGGGAGACACAACCCGTCCACGTCGTCCTGCGGCGCGACGACGGCGACGACGAGTTCGACCCCGAGGACGACCCCGTCGTCGAGTCGTTCGGCTCGGCGGCCACGGAGCGGCTGACGGTCGCGAAGGGACCGCAGGCGGTCGTCACGGCGAGCGAGACACTGAACCCGGACGCCGACGGGACGGTGACGGTCCGGCGGGCGACGCTCCCCGAAGCCGGCCATCTGGTCGTCCAGAACGCGACGACCGGCCGGACGCTCGGAACGACACCGCTCGACGCCGGCACGCACGAGTCGGTGACGCTCGCCGTGAACGCGACGGCGCGGGCTGACGCCCACGTGCTGTTGGCCGACGACGCCGCAGGGGAGTCGCCGATGCTCGCTGGCGAGAGCCCGATTGCGACGAACACCACCATCGCCGCGCCCCCGGACGCCGGCGAGAGCGCGACCCCGACGCCGCCGCTCGTCACGACGCCGAGTGAGACGGTCACGGCGACCGAGACGCCACGGCCAACCGGGACGACGACGGGGAGCCAGCCCGGATTCGGACTCTTGGCCGCGGCGGGGGCACTCGCGCTCGTACTCGCCGGGGTCGGTCGCCGATGA